A window of Daucus carota subsp. sativus chromosome 2, DH1 v3.0, whole genome shotgun sequence genomic DNA:
ACTAGAAAAAGTATTACTGTATCAGCTTTTCATAAACCATCGGCATCAACTTATTAGTGTTGGTAGACTAAAtttattgtattatataatttttgtacaAAGCGAATCTCTTCGATATAAAACTCCCCGCCTATCTAATACTACTAGACTACAGTGGAGCGATGCCTTTATGTAAGATGATAAAGGATAATAGTGTTTCAAATAACTAATAAAATGGCTCTGTTTTGGAAAATatagtatttataatatttaaagtgTGCTTTGACATTCAAAAATACGTAATCTTTTTAAGTATATAAATACAACaataagttactccctccgtcccaccaggtagtttacgttcactgtttgcacgcattttgaggctcttataaaggatagttcaataatattttttaaaattattttttttctgaataaaaatttagacatcaaactttttttcgagatttttttaaaaattatatataaaatataagtatactttataggagccttaaaatgcgtgccaaaaagtaacgtaaagaacctgatgggacggagggagtatgatgtTTGGACGTACGGGGTGAATTTGTGGAGGACCCAAATTATAtttcaatcatttttatttgaattatttcaTATTCAAAATTTGAGCCTGCCATGATTTTTGAAGAAGGCTCAAATTTTGAACAAAATTTCAATGTATGATAATGTAATCTGTAAATTATGAGCAGATGAGAGAGGGGGACATTAATCTTGCTTGATAATTACTTACTTGGTATAATTGTATATTGGGTTTGTATAGTGtttgcccatgggcacatgaaACCAACCGAAtgcataaattttggtgcttagtgtgtgccaatgggcacaccatagaaaaaccgttgtatattttcaaaaataacagTAAGTTATTTAAAAGGCTTGTTGATGATACCAATTCCTGATTCACAATAAACACGTTTAAATCATCTCGAAAAGTTAAAACAGATAAAAGGAGACATGAATAGAGCAGGATCCAAAGATAAAATCATACGGTCTTCCCTGTAGGAGAAAAAATTGATTAGAGCATGTGGATGTGATGCTACTGCATCTTTCTTGAGGCTGACACAACATGATGCACAAGTCAATTCAGAGCTACCGATCTATAGCTGTTGAGATGTTAATTCGCTGCATGAATCACACGTCTATATAAGATTTCCAAAAgtacatatattttgaaattggaGAGAGACCCCATTTATGCAACAAATATGCATTTAGTATGCGTATTATTATtggaaaaaacaaaattaattgaGTAATATGCAAGTGCCTATTACCAATGCTAAACGTTACTAGTTTTCCAATGCTTGAGTGTAAATTTACTACTTTATGTGGAAGACCCTGATTTCTTAGAATGCAGAATAGAGGTGGCAATGGCTTCACCTCATACACTTTGCGACAAATTATTACACAAGAGAATTTGGACTAGAACTAATAAAACTATAGAATTGAGGACCAAATTGCGGCGTAAGCAGTGACTTTATTTACTTTGAAGAATTGAATTGAGCTCCAGTGTAGTTCCTTACAACAATATAGCAGTAGCATTCACAGCAAGTGCAGTTCAGTTTTGTATTCAGCACCAGGGCCACTTGGCATCTCGCCATTTAAATAAGTGACCCTCTGCACTCCTGTCCTTCAATTCTGTAACAGGATTAGCTTCAGATTTATATTGTGAATCAGATGCAAACGCTGTACAGGATGAAAGCTTAATATCACGAGCCATAGCTTCTTCCTTGTATGCTGGGTTGCTATATCTTGGGTGTTGTATGAACTGAACCTTTTTCCACCACAGCTTGAGAGCCTATAATATACAGTTCAAAAATATGACATATCTATATTTATGCTGAAAAATTAAAGATTTAGAGATCTGCTTCGCAAGCTTTACATTCTCTCTTAAATATAACATTATGCTCTTCCTCCGCTTTGATTCTTGCTTTTGAGCtttaatgaaaatgaaaaatatagaaataattGTGAGGGAAAATTCTTGTCCATGTGATAAATTtgacaatataaaatattcaggAGTTTACATGTTTGCATACTCTTTTATTCACCCAAAATGTCAAATGGGGGTATAGCCTATAGGAACAGTATAAGCATCTTATAGTTCTTTCAACATGAGttccattttttctttttttgttattataacTTTTGAACAAAATTCCTTTGCAAATATATTTTGCAAATCAGTTCACTCTCCATAGACAAGTTCCACAACAGATAGGAGCTACTTGTTTAGCCAGGGCCTCATAACATCAACATTTTCCTCACATCAGTGTCCTACACTTATATTTTAGATTTCTTCAGTGTTGCTTCTAGTTCTTTAGCAGCCATCCCTTATATCTGTAAAATAATTATCAGCACTCTAATCCAGAGTAGCAGAGCAAATtagatcatattttatataagtatattggttatctattttttttagtgaatcgGTTAGCTTATCTGTCCTAATTAAACTTTCATCACAGGGCAAGTCCATCATATTGTCTGAGAAtgaattacacaactacattaGTATTTTTAAACTAAACTTATACTGAatctaatatatgtatatatgaaaatgATTATGAGTTCTGGCAACAGAATATAAGTTGATTTGGAggaatttataaaagaaatagaGCAGTGTCCATAAGATAATATAAGAGGGCTTACATGCCAGTATATCCACAATGCAACTTTATGCGGCATCAACCAAAAGAAGAGTGCATGGTCAGTAGCTGATGATGGTACTCTTCTGGCCACCAAGGAGGCACTAAAATAGTTGCCAAGCTTGGGATGCTGAACAGAAATTTCCACAAGCAAATTATCTTCAGGTTCACTTGTTTTAATTTTCCAACTTCCATGCATATCCTGCAATGTATTATCGTAAGAAAATCTTTAAAGAGAGCCAGAAAGACAAGAAAGCAGATGAAAATGTAACCATACCCAAAAACACACATGCAACATACTACCCATAGATACAAGGAAACGGGTACGCTGCCACGAACCGCGATCTAGATCGTTCGTACCCGATACGGTCGGAAACGCGAACGGAAACGTTCAGGGTCGCGACCCAGATCGCCGGAAGTGACGACccgcaagaacacacttcattcTTGTTTTGAACAATAGATCCATGTCTATGTCATAtgataagtaatttattttatcaataaatgtgtacttttatttgttattcaatatctttttctttataaaaaattataaatttataaattatcaactaaaattgtatattataatggaatttatatatatgattatagaattctttttaaaaggaCCAATCGTACCCATACGTTCCATCGTACCTATACGTTCCATCGTACCAGATTCACTAAAACTAATGTTCCACGTACCCGATTTCGTTCCCCGTTTCGAATCGAACCCAGTCCTATGTAACTATGATACTACCTGATGGTGCAATAGCTTCTTGTTTTCAAATGGTGATACATAAATAAATGGCACGGCAATCAAAAGGAGATTTAAAGAAGAATGTCCACAGATTTAAAGAAGAATGTCCACGGATTTTCTCACTTGGAGGATGCTACTTCGATAATATAGAGATTTGAAGAAGAATGTCCACAGATTGGGGACAAAATATTAGTCTAACATGCtgagaaaattaaaaacatgaatAACAACGGAAATTTGTAGGTCAAGAGAAAGACAGACGGTCCTTTAACTTGTCAAAAAGTATAGGGGTAGGAGAGTTGGAAAGTTTAGCGAGCATGGGGAAATGCTTTATGAACACTTACCATAAATGGACTAACATGAAGTGGCTTTGCAACTACATCAACATTTGGATCAAACAAAAATGATACCCTTTCTCCCCATGGTGTATTTGTCACCTAAGCAGAAAATGAACAAAGTAAAATTCAGCATAATTGTGTACAATAAAGGGCCCCATTACTGAACAAATTTCTCCTGTTAAGAAACAGATTGCATAATACTATGACTGTCAAGGTGTTGCCTAAGCGTCTAGAACGCATTTGGTAGGCAACACCATGTGGAATCAGCGAGTCCAGCTATATATACATGAATAATGTTTTAACATATAATTTGACTTTGCTTGtttcatttacaaaatattttttagtttgcTCAGTCATAAACTTATAATATAGTGATAACCGTCTCAATATTGTGTTATTAAAAGTTAATAaactttcttaaataaaatattcatattattacgataactactgaaagataACCAAAGAATATATATGCCTAAATGAAGCTGAATCCCGAACAGACACCTAGGGGAGCGCCTTACCGCCTAAGAGTCCAGGCACTTCATTGGCACCTTGGCTAGACTCTAAGCCTTGAAATGTATGCAGAAAACATGCTATACGCGTGCTTGTTTCGAATTCTTGAATTtcaattataacatgtaaaaagaTGAGCACTGATATTATAGGGAAACATTCCATACATGCCGACGATCTCTAGGGGATATGTGAACCCTCTTTCTATCCAAATGAAGAGTAGCTTTAATCAAAATTGTCTTGGCAATAATGGTGCTCCAAAACCTAATTTGGTGGTTCAGTATTTACAATCTACTGAATTTTCTGGAGCAGTACAGTATTGTTATTAAACTTTCGCTGTATGGGGAATTTAAGTGTTTTTGACCCATACTACACACTAACTTGTATTCTTATTTTCCTGCAGATTAGAATTAGAACTTAATCACAGGCAATCAAATTTCTGCCAAGACAAGATAAGTTTTCTTACTTCTTATAATACATTTGCGATTTTGTCAACAGTACATATTAGAAGTGGGAAAGATGATTGAATTTTGCAAAACAGTTGCATACCTCGGCAATGCACTTTTTCAAACTCTTAGAAGAGCCTTCTATGTCATAACAATAGTAAATACTCAGTGGATTTTGCTCATATCCAACACTAGGAGGAATAGTCAAGAGAAAACTGCAGGTACCGAGAGCATAATTATCAGGCTAGTTAAATTTTTACACATAGAAACTTCAAAGCCTAATTCATAAAGCAACTACTTGATCACAGTTCACCCAATTTCCGGCGCCACCTAGTTGACTTGAATCAACATTTCCCCCATACAAATGAGTAATGTGATCAAATCAAACTCAAGAGTACAACTCAGTAGTCAAgccatatttgttttattttattttagtttcttGCAAGACTATTAGCTTATCCACTCTAATTTTCTATTACAACTCATTCCTAACCATCCAACAGACCAAATTCAATCCAACGACCTGGTTCATTTTCATGGGATTATAATATCCCgcgataaatataataaaactaacACAAAACTATGTAAATTAATAAACCAACAAACAAAATGAATTAGTAAATTGCAAGAGTAATGATCATAAAAAATGGAAAGAAATTTACACAGGGCCATTAGTTTTGGCGATGGTACGAGCTTCATCAGCGGAGAAATGATCGGACGGGGAGTGAGAGTCATGGTTGAGCTCATAAAGAGCATAACGAACAGAGTAGTTGAAAGAATGGTGTACAGGACGGCGTCGCTGGTGCCAAACAGTGCCTTGGTAGAGAGATACTGAGGAAGGTGGGGCGGCGCGTGAGGAAAAGAGGAGGCGGAAGGGGAGGAAAAGTGAGAGAGCGAGGGTGGTGAGTGTGGTGGAGAAGATAGAAAATAGGAGATAGAGCAACTCCATTGTCTCTGTGTCTGCTTATCTAACTGTCTATATGTTCGCTGGGTTATTGAGGTTTGACGTGTTTGGTTTGAGGTTGTAAAATGTTTGAattgtttgttgtttttttttttgaaataaaaatgttTGAATTGTTATTAGTCtaagtttttttaatttgtttaagaGAAGGTCTGAaaagattatattatttaatggtATTGTAAAAATTGTGTTTTAATTAGTGAAATCGgttgaaaattaattaaattgattgcagattaatcaaattattaattatataatcataaatttaattaatttagtaaattataaaatatggatTAATTGTAATAATGGCGGATTTTTAGAACAAAGTTTAAGCGTGATTTTTAGGTGATTAGTGatggaatttttttaattattcattgggtctttttatttgttttagaggaagtccaaaaaaatcacattatttaAGTTTGTTTTTAAACGGATTGATGAATGATGaagttaaatatttaaattattgaatgAGTTTGTCCATTTATTTTAGAGAAGGCCCAAATACAGCCCAACAAATCGTAGTCCAAGTACCTCCTTTTCCTGGATCATAGTTGCAGAAGTGATTTCTGtatatcatattaatatttttataaattacttaaaaagtaattttattaagaaaattatggatgttaatttttattaaaacttttgaatattttttttatcattcacATAATTTTAACTTTAAAATTCATGTTTTTAGGTATGGTTGATTCTTTGTTTGATTATTTACTTAGTTATGAATTTAGCTGGtaactaaaattcaaataagttcaacaaaaattataaatgattataattatGAACAAATAGATTCAATTTTGTTAAATGAAATATACCTTTTTCTATCTTTCCTTTttggaatttattataaaaataaaaatatactatttATTGATTAGCCTTTTTATCTTTACAAGAAATAAGAAGTTTAGAAAATAGAAGCGCCTTTctttatttattcatatatttaaactaatattatggtTTTTGTCAACGGattaaaataaaagtatattagACCTCCTGctctatatataaattttttttgtgtaaCGACACAAAAATAATTAGGGACTAAACAGAAAATTTGAGCAAAGGAGTCTTACTTGATTCTCGAATGggataaaatcataaaatgtAAATTTATCGATTGTCGATGTAAACAAAGTAGAAACAGCAACACATCATCATCGTCCAACACCACAACCACCACTTTGCCCCTCGTTCTCTCCGCCCCCATTTACacacatattacatatatacacacttcATCATCTTAAAACAATACACACATTGTGCATTTTGTGTGATACCCATCTCATTACTCTCCAATCCCTGTGTATTATAATCATCGAAATGGCTTCTATTTTCCAAGGAGTTGGAGCAGCTACTGCTATTTCATCCTCAGCTTGTTTTGATTCCAAGAAACTCATCTTTTCTGCTGCTACTCCTAGGTTTCTCACAGGTCTGGTCTGGTTCTtgatttatttttctcaattttgaatctttttcattaatttgatctgggttttttttatatattgatgTGTGTTTGATTTTGCAATTGTGAAATGATTAACAGAGAAAAAAGGAAGCTTTTTTATGGTTAGATCTGATGGGAGATTGAATCATAATAATGGGATTAGTAGCAGAGCTGAGAAGATTGTCACTAATGCTGTTGCAGTTAATATTCATATCCCTCCTATGtgtttttgtgtgtatatacattGATTAGCCTCATTGTTAGTTTATTAGTATGTTTTCTTGCCCTAAAGCTTGATTTTTGTTTGTGAATTTTAGGCGAAGGCTGATGCCCCAGCAGCATCTGCAACTTCCAAATCTGGGTATGCTTCATTTCATTTTGTTTATAGCTATAATAGTAGTTGCTGAGAATGATCAAGTGGTTTTCGTGTTTGTATTTGTGTTTGTCCTACAAATGAGTATACTAGCTTAAAGAAATAGTTTTCCTTTGATAATTGTCTAGTTGTTTAGGTTAATTGAGTACTGTCATGTCATTTCTTGGGTTTGCCTATGCATGCCTGTCAATATTTCAGTTGGCTTCTGCATGTTGGTAGACATTGTCACTGCTTTAGAATGTAGTGCACACTCTTAATATTCAGTTCTATTAGCTGCTTATTTTGTTTGGATTTCTTTTTCATGATTAAAGCTGTTTTTGTTATTCCATTCAATTCAATGTTATAAAGATCAAGTCTTTTGTGGTTCATACTGATGATAAATATCATCTAGGAAATGTGTTACATGTTTGTAAAAAGATAAACAAGTTACTCTTAAATGCTTGATCAGagtctaatttatatatttgtaaattttgtgCTGAATTTGCATTTGAGGTATTTAACTATTAGGTCTTTTGTGCCTTTTGAGTTCTGGGGGCGGATACATTCAGTTCTGTGATTACTTGTATGATGACATCTGGGCTTTGATGCCCCAAATCCATATACTAGCATGTTATTCTGCAGACTTCTCTATAATTTGCTTGAAACTAGTTGTACTAAAATAGTTACATGCACAAGGAACGATAATATTTCAGTTTGTGATATTATTCTAAATAATCTACTGAGTGAACTTGTCTTTCAGTAACACTCATTAGTTTTGTCACATTGATCTAAGGAATTTACTGAGTGAACTTGTATGTCAATTACACTTATTTCGGTTTGTCATATTGATCTAAGGAATCTACTGTGCGAACTTGTATTTCAGTTACACTTATTTCGATTTGTCACATTGATCTATGGAATCTACTGAGTCTGCTTGTATTTTGGCAACACTTTTTGAAAAATGTAAGGAATACAATTTTGATGTTCCCTCTTCGACTTTTGGTATTTGAAATGTTCAGCTGTAAAAATGCCTTACATTTTGATCAGCCTTGTTTGTTGCCATTTGCGCAGAAATTAGAAGCTCTTCTTTTAGGTGACAATATGAATGTTTTACTTTATGTAGAAATCATTTGGTTTGTTTGCACCTTTTCTTCTCCAGTCCAAAAATCATCTGCCTCACTCTGTCATAAATAGTTAATTGAGAAATAAACTTTCACCCCTGCAATTACTGCAGCTTTTAAATTCTGGGCAAGAACTGAAATTTATACTTAAAGCATATTATGGTTAAACATCTTTTTAATGGAGCAATATTGGCATTGAAGGTTTCTGTTCTGTAATTTAAAAAGGTGTCTGTGTGGGGTGTCAGGTAAATTACTCCCTAGTTGGAAATATCAGTCCTTTGGCGATATCGATCATTATAGTAGCATCTTTATAGGGATAAATAAGTTGCCTCACACATTCTAAATGTTACATGGATTTCGAAAGTATATATATGCAGGCACACCAAGTTTCATCCTTTGGTTGTTATTATAGCCTTCTGGTTAAGACCTTTGAGATGTTCGTAACGATCTGTAATTACTATCCTCAGGCATGAGCTTTTGCTGTTTGAAGCCCTCCGTGAAGGTCTGGAAGAAGAAATGGACAGAGATCCTCGTGTTTGCGTGATGGGGGAAGATGTGGGTCACTATGGAGGTTCATACAAGGTGACTAAAGGTCTTGCTCCAAAGTTTGGTGATCTCAGGGTCCTTGATACCCCAATTGCTGAGAATTCTTTTACTGGTATGGGAATTGGAGCGGCCATGACAGGCCTCAGGCCGGTTATAGAGGGAATGAATATGGGGTTTCTTCTACTCGCGTTCAATCAGATATCTAACAATTGTGGCATGCTTCACTACACATCTGGGGGACAGTTTACCATTCCAGTTGTCATCCGAGGGCCTGGTGGAGTTGGGCGCCAGCTTGGGGCAGAGCATTCACAACGTCTCGAATCATATTTCCAGTCCATtccaggaattcaaatggtagCATGCTCAACACCATATAATGCCAAGGGATTGATGAAAGCTGCTATTCGAAGTGAGAACCCAGTCATATTGTTTGAACATGTTCTGCTTTACAATCTCAAGGAAAAGATACCTGATGAGGAGTATGTTTGTAATCTTGAGGAAGCTGAGATGGTTAGACCCGGGGAACATATAACAATTCTTACATATTCCCGGATGAGGTATCACGTGATGCAAGCTGCCAAGACTTTGGTGAACAAGGGTTATGATCCCGAAGTTATTGACATCAGGTCGTTAAAACCATTTGATCTTC
This region includes:
- the LOC108206378 gene encoding uncharacterized protein LOC108206378 isoform X1, coding for MELLYLLFSIFSTTLTTLALSLFLPFRLLFSSRAAPPSSVSLYQGTVWHQRRRPVHHSFNYSVRYALYELNHDSHSPSDHFSADEARTIAKTNGPVFLLTIPPSVGYEQNPLSIYYCYDIEGSSKSLKKCIAEVTNTPWGERVSFLFDPNVDVVAKPLHVSPFMDMHGSWKIKTSEPEDNLLVEISVQHPKLGNYFSASLVARRVPSSATDHALFFWLMPHKVALWIYWHALKLWWKKVQFIQHPRYSNPAYKEEAMARDIKLSSCTAFASDSQYKSEANPVTELKDRSAEGHLFKWRDAKWPWC
- the LOC108206378 gene encoding uncharacterized protein LOC108206378 isoform X2 codes for the protein MELLYLLFSIFSTTLTTLALSLFLPFRLLFSSRAAPPSSVSLYQGTVWHQRRRPVHHSFNYSVRYALYELNHDSHSPSDHFSADEARTIAKTNGPVFLLTIPPSVGYEQNPLSIYYCYDIEGSSKSLKKCIAEDMHGSWKIKTSEPEDNLLVEISVQHPKLGNYFSASLVARRVPSSATDHALFFWLMPHKVALWIYWHALKLWWKKVQFIQHPRYSNPAYKEEAMARDIKLSSCTAFASDSQYKSEANPVTELKDRSAEGHLFKWRDAKWPWC
- the LOC108210073 gene encoding pyruvate dehydrogenase E1 component subunit beta-3, chloroplastic — translated: MASIFQGVGAATAISSSACFDSKKLIFSAATPRFLTEKKGSFFMVRSDGRLNHNNGISSRAEKIVTNAVAAKADAPAASATSKSGHELLLFEALREGLEEEMDRDPRVCVMGEDVGHYGGSYKVTKGLAPKFGDLRVLDTPIAENSFTGMGIGAAMTGLRPVIEGMNMGFLLLAFNQISNNCGMLHYTSGGQFTIPVVIRGPGGVGRQLGAEHSQRLESYFQSIPGIQMVACSTPYNAKGLMKAAIRSENPVILFEHVLLYNLKEKIPDEEYVCNLEEAEMVRPGEHITILTYSRMRYHVMQAAKTLVNKGYDPEVIDIRSLKPFDLHTIGNSVKKTHRVLIVEECMRTGGIGASLTAAINENFQDYLDAPIVCLSSQDVPTPYAGTLEEFTIVQPAQIVTAVEQLCR